The proteins below come from a single Helianthus annuus cultivar XRQ/B unplaced genomic scaffold, HanXRQr2.0-SUNRISE HanXRQChr00c239, whole genome shotgun sequence genomic window:
- the LOC118479304 gene encoding uncharacterized protein LOC118479304, protein MTTTAILNYVQSLWPFAKIINDDLRLSDRLVSGLELPDETKRFVFAFREPESQAVIYVLCVQNLSERSAVDAERLVRCVKPGAVVAQVKEVEFHDDEGSIPTSSLQVLKRCFLQRIGKEKYENVAGSLVLKEIFGVGFNGHLSAAKRTAEEVGSSFLMLESPFVNIESDHGPSNEVESGNSQGFGLQPINNLIPQARKRNRFIPPTHKLENDKHDKAPHTHAQQLNSGIGSGPNIPTPK, encoded by the coding sequence ATGACAACCACTGCAATTTTGAATTATGTACAAAGTTTATGGCCGTTTGCTAAGATTATAAATGATGATTTACGATTATCGGATCGATTAGTGAGTGGACTGGAGCTACCAGATGAGACGAAACGGTTTGTGTTTGCGTTTCGTGAACCGGAATCACAGGCGGTGATCTATGTGCTCTGTGTTCAGAATTTGTCCGAAAGATCAGCCGTTGACGCTGAACGTCTTGTTAGATGCGTTAAACCGGGTGCGGTTGTGGCTCAAGTCAAGGAGGTTGAGtttcatgatgatgaagggtcGATTCCGAcgtcttcgttacaagtacttaAAAGATGTTTTCTTCAAAGAATCGGAAAAGAAAAGTACGAAAATGTGGCTGGGAGTTTAGTGTTGAAAGAAATTTTCGGTGTTGGATTTAACGGTCATTTGTCGGCTGCAAAACGAACAGCTGAAGAAGTTGGTTCGTCGTTTTTGATGCTCGAATCGCCTTTTGTGAATATAGAAAGTGATCACGGTCCGTCAAATGAGGTTGAGTCAGGTAATTCTCAAGGTTTTGGTTTACAGCCTATTAATAACTTGATACCACAAGCTAGAAAAAGAAACAGATTCATACCGCCAACACACAAGCTAGAAAATGACAAACACGACAAGGCTCCCCATACTCACGCACAGCAGCTGAATAGCGGTATAGGATCTGGCCCAAACATACCCACGCCAAAATAA
- the LOC110896202 gene encoding F-box protein At2g14710 — MSANIPFEIQEKIIKKNLSVKSLLQFRSVSKQWKSLIDSSEFITYHTQSHPEHLLIRYIPGGSDRVKYEDNYVSIVDDDSFPDHKSPPFVPPTVKFLASPFMIDCSHGLVCLHGVIRDQGNVKKLVVLWNPLVRKSVGIAIPGGAHDVISFGVCPKTSDPKIVKITRCSIDNEATAEVFTLSSGAWRSLPMNKPFKSKSLQFSNTQVVIDGVIYWLTYDNIIDKLRVYSFDLASEEFGEPVDFANNLGTRHLRPYNISKINESLVVLSYHVANNLTPKPFCDVWMMLKNGVPKPSFRKLFTVNDVQVDSIIGFRKNGQPIIVQTHRRNDELEVFEPCWEHNNGLGIYGSTFKMTSYTESLLLLNHSDSFIQ, encoded by the coding sequence ATGTCAGCCAACATTCCTTTCGAAATCCAagagaaaatcatcaaaaaaaaTCTTTCTGTCAAATCTTTGCTTCAGTTCAGATCTGTTTCAAAGCAATGGAAGTCTCTGATCGATAGCTCTGAATTTATCACTTATCACACCCAGTCTCATCCGGAACATCTACTGATAAGGTACATACCAGGAGGTTCTGATCGGGTCAAATATGAGGATAATTATGTTTCGATTGTTGATGATGACAGCTTCCCCGATCACAAGTCTCCCCCTTTTGTTCCTCCAACTGTTAAGTTTCTCGCGTCACCATTCATGATCGATTGCTCTCACGGATTGGTGTGTTTGCACGGAGTTATTCGAGATCAAGGGAACGTAAAGAAACTCGTTGTTCTATGGAATCCATTAGTTAGGAAATCCGTTGGTATAGCGATACCGGGTGGAGCCCATGATGTTATTAGTTTTGGGGTTTGTCCTAAAACTAGCGACCCTAAGATCGTCAAGATTACACGTTGTTCTATCGATAACGAGGCCACAGCTGAGGTTTTCACATTAAGCTCTGGGGCTTGGAGAAGCTTACCAATGAATAAGCCGTTTAAGTCTAAATCGTTGCAGTTCTCGAATACACAGGTGGTTATAGATGGGGTTATTTATTGGCTCACTTATGATAATATTATAGATAAACTTAGGGTTTATTCATTTGATTTGGCAAGTGAAGAATTTGGAGAACCAGTAGACTTTGCTAATAACTTAGGTACACGCCATTTAAGGCCGTACAATATATCTAAGATCAACGAGTCTCTTGTTGTGCTTAGTTATCACGTAGCTAATAATTTAACACCGAAACCATTTTGTGACGTATGGATGATGTTGAAAAACGGTGTTCCAAAACCCTCGTTTAGAAAGCTATTCACTGTTAACGACGTTCAGGTTGATAGTATAATTGGATTTAGGAAGAATGGCCAACCGATAATAGTACAGACGCATAGACGTAatgatgaacttgaagtttttgaaCCTTGCTGGGAACACAACAATGGTCTTGGGATTTATGGGTCGACCTTCAAGATGACCTCCTACACAGAATCACTACTTCTGCTCAATcattctgattctttcattcagTGA